A stretch of DNA from Hydrogenophaga sp. SL48:
TGAACAAGGTGCTGTTCTGCAACTCCGGCAGTGAAGCGGCCGACACCTCGCTCAAGGTGGCGCTGGCCTACCACCGCGCGCGGGGCGAGGGCCACCGCAACCTCTTCATCGGCCGCGAGCGCGGCTACCACGGCGTCAACTTCGGCGGCATGAGCGTGGGCGGCATCCCGGCCAATCGCAAGATGTACGGGTCGGCCCTGCTGCCGCGCGTGGACCACCTGCGCTTCATCCACGACCCGGTGAACCACGCCTACATCCACAACCAGGAACCGGTGTGGAACGAAGACCTGCTGCTGGAGCTGGAAAACCGCATCCTGCCGCTGCACGACGCCAGCAACGTGGCGGCGGTGATCGTCGAGCCCGTGGCCGGCAGCGCGGGCTGGTACATCCCGCCGCAGGGCTACCTGAAACGGCTCCGGGAGATCTGCGACAAGCACGGCATCCTGCTGATCTTCGACGAGGTCATCACCGGCTTCGGTCGCCTGGGCACGCCGTTCGCTTCCGACTACTACGGCGTGCAGCCCGACATGCTGAACTTCGCCAAGGCCATCACCAACGGCGTGATCCCGCTCGGCGGCGTGGTCTGCACCGACCGCATCTACGACGCGATGATGGGTGCGCACGGCAGCGCCCCGCAGCATGCGATCGAGTTCTTCCACGGCTACACCTACTCGGGCCACCCGGTGGCCTGCGCGGCGGCCATCGCCACGCTGGACCTGTTCCGCGAAGAGAAGCTGTTTGAGCGCGCGGGCCAGATGGCGCCGGTGCTGGGCGACGCCATGCACAGCGCCCTGAAGGGCCTGCCCAACGTGATCAGCATCCGCAGCCTGGGGCTGGCGGCCGCGGTGGAGCTGTCGTCCATCCCCGGCCTGCCGGGCAAGCGCGCGTTCGACATCTTCATGGACTGCTACAAGCACGGCGTTCTGGTGCGCAACGCGGGCGAGAACCTGGTGTTTGCGCCGCCGTATATTGTGGAAAAGTCGCACATCGATACCATGGTCGACGTGCTGGCCGACGCGATCAAGCGCCACGCCTGAAGCCGTTCTTTCACCACCCAAGGGAGCCCCGCATGGCCATCATGGATTTCCTGAACCGCCAGTTCATCGACGTCATCGAGTGGGTGGACGATTCGCGCGACACCCTGTCGTACCGCTTCCCCGACGACGACAAGCAGATCAAGAACGAGGCCCAGCTCATCGTGCGCGAGAGCCAGATCGCGCAGTTCGTCTACGTGGGGCAGTTTGCCGACACGCTGGGCCCTGGCAAACACACGCTCAAGACCGAGAACATCCCGATCCTGGGCGACCTGCTGGGCTGGAAGTACAAGTTCCAGACGCCGTTCAAGGCCGATGTCTATTACGTCATCACCCGCGTTTTCACCGGCAACAAGTGGGGCACCTCCAACCCGGTGATGCTGCGCGACGCGGACTTCGGCGTGGTGCGCGTGCGCGCCTTCGGCACCTACGATTTCAAGATCGTGGACGCGGTCAAGTTCCTGAAGGAAGTGGCGGGCACCGACCACCATTTCCGGCTCGACGAGTTCAACGACGTGATGCGCTCGCGCATCGTCAGCGTGTTCAGCGAAACCCTGGCCAAGGCCCAGGTGCCGGCGCTCGACGTGGCCACTCGCTACAGCGAGCTGGGTGACGCCCTGTTGGCACCGCTCAACGAGGCCATGCGTGAGAAGTACGGCTTGGAGATGACGTCCTTCGTGGTTGAAAACGTGTCGGTGCCGCCCGAGCTGGAGCAGGCCATCGACAAGCGCGGCGCCATGACGGCCATCGGCAACCTCAACGACTACGTCAAATACAACATGGGCAACGCCCTGGCCGAAGGCAAGGCCGGCACGGCGGGCATCGGCGCCGAACTGGCGGCCGGTCTGGCCATGGGGCAGTCGATGATGCAGGGCGGCATGGGCGGGGCACCGGCGGCTTCTCAGCCCGGCATGGTGCCCCAGGCACCGGTGGCCACCACCGCGCCCGCTGCGCCGCCCATCGCGCTGATGACGCCCGAGCAGGTCGCCGAAGCGCTGGGCGTGAGCCCGGCCGATGTGCTGCAGGAGCTGGAGGCCGGCAACCTCAAGGGCCGCAAGATCGGCAGCCAGTGGCGCGTACCGCAAGCCTCGCTCGACGAATTCCTGAAGGGCTGAGGCGCGCCGACCCATGCAACTGAGCGAAGTCTCCGCCCAGCAGAAGCTGGCGTGCCCGGCCTGCGGGGGCGAGGCGCAGTGGCACCCGACGAAGAAGGCGCTGATCTGCGCCTATTGCGGCACCGAGTCGCCCTACGAGGTGAAAGACAGCGGCGAGATCGTCGAGCACGATCTGGTGGCCGCGCTGCAAGCCATTCCCCAGAGCGCGCGTGGCTGGCAAGACCAGAAGCGCGCGGTCAAGTGCCAGCACTGCCAGGCCATCAGCGTGTTCTCGGGCGCCCACCAGGCCAAGGCCTGTGATTTCTGCGGCTCGTCGTCGCTGGTGCCGTTTGAAGAAACCGGCGACATCATCCGGCCCGAGAGCCTGTTGCCGTTCGCGGTGGACGCACCGGGCGCGCGCGAGAAGGTGCGCCAGTGGTATGGCTCGCGCTTCTGGGCGCCCAACAACCTCAACCGCAAGGCGCTGACCGACACGCTGAAGGGCGTGTACCTGCCCTACTGGACCTTCGACGCCGAGGTCGGTGCCGGCTACACGGCCGAGGGGGGTGAGCGTTACAAGAACCACAAGGGCGAGACCCAGATCCGCTGGTTCCCGGTGTCGGGGCATGTGCAGAACTTCTTCGACGACACGCTGGTGTGTGGGTCCAAGGGGGTGCACCCGCACCTGGTGCAGGCGGTGGAGCCCTTTCCGACCACCTCCGAGGCACTCAAGCCCTACGACCCGGGCTACCTGAGCGGCTGGACGGTGGAGCGCTACCAGCTCGACCTGGTGGCCGCGGCCGAGCGCGGGCGCGCACGCATGGTGGATGCCATCCGCCAACTGTGCGCGCGCGACATCCGCGCCGACACCCACCGCAACCTGCGGGTGGACCCGACGTTTCAGCGCCAGACCTTCAAGCACGTGCTGCTCCCCATCTGGCTGGTGGGCTACCGGTACGGCACCAGGGACTACCAGGTGGTGGTCAACGGCTCCACCGGCCAGGTGGCGGGCGAATACCCCAAGAGCTGGGTGAAGATCACGCTGGCCATCATCGCCGCGCTGATCGTGCTCTTCATCGTGATGTCACTCGAAGGCCACTGAACGGCTGTTGGTGACTCGGTGACGGCGGGGCGCTTCAGCGCCCCGTCTGCTTTTTCAGTTCGGCGCAATGGTCCTGGGCCGGGCGGGGCGGCGTGAGCCACAGGCGGTCGGTCGTGACCCCGGTGCCTGGTTCACCGCGCGCCACCTCGACCCGGGCCACCGACAGCACCACGCGGTGCGGCTGGCCCGGGTCGAGGTGGCGCGGCACCCCGAGATCGCGCTGCACGTGGGCGTTGCCGGCGATCAGCAGCACGGTCTGGCCGGGCCGCAGGGCCGCGGTGGCGGTCTGCGCCATGGCCCGGTCACGCGCGAGCTGGATGCGTGTCATGGGCGCGATCTGCGCCTCGGGCAACACACCGCAGTGGCCGTCGCGGATGGCCTCTCGCTGGCGTTGCAGCGTGTCGGTCGGCACGCTCGCGTCGAGCGCGGCGTCGGCCATGGCCGGGCGCATCTGCGCACGCGGCAGGTTGCCGCCGAGCACCGGCACCCCCGCGCGGACCCCGGCCATCACCACCGGGCCGTACACGGCCCAGGCCCAGGCGCCGCTGTTGGTGGCCTCGCGCCAGTCCAGCGCGTCGCGCACCCGGTCTTCGCTGGCCTCGGGCGGCAAGCCGGTGGTCTGCCGCCCTTGCTCGACCATCTCCATTACCACCGCCGCGAGCTGGCCCTGTTGCGCCAGTTGCCGCACGGTTGCGCGCTGCAGCGCCTGGTGTTCGGGTGCGTCGTGCTGCTCGCCCAGCAACAACAAGGGCGTGGGCAGCAGACCCTGCAGGTCGGGCGCTGGTGGCGGCGCCGTGGCGCAACCCGCCAACAGCGCGACCGCACCCACCATGACAGCGCATCGACAGTTCATGCCCGGATACTAAGCGGCTCGCCTCTTCCGCCGCACCCGCCTGTGAATGCCCTGACACCACCACCGCCACGCCCCTGGGGCCTGCCCCTGCCGCTGCGCGTGGCGCTCACCCTGCTGCTGGCCTGGGCCGCGGCACGCCTGTGCGTCTGGTGGCACACGCCCATCCCCTGGATGATCGGCCCGCTGGTGGCGACCGCCCTGGTGTCGGTCATCGGTGCGCCCACCGCCAGCTGGAATCCATTGCGCAACAGCGGTCAGTGGGTGATCGGCGCCGCCCTGGGCCTGTATTTCACGCCCGCGGTCGGCGCGCTGGTGGTGGGGCTGTGGTGGGCGATCGCGCTGGGCATCGCCTGGGCGCTGGCGCTGGGCCTGGGGTTCGGTGCCTGGCTGCGGCGCGTGCACGCCCCGCAGCTGGACCACCTGAGCCCGGCCGAGCTGCGCAGCACCACCTACTTCGCGGGGGCGATCGGTGGCGCCTCGGAGATGACGCTGATCGCCGAGCGGCACGGCGCGCGCACCGACCTGGTGGCGGCGGCGCACAGCCTGCGGGTGTTGCTGGTGACGCTCACCATCCCTTTCGGCATGCAGGCCTGGGGCGTGGTGGGCATCGACCTGGCGCCCCCCGGGGCGCGCGAGGTCCTGCCCGTCGGGCTCGCGCTGCTGACGGCCCTGACGCTGCTGGGCATCCTGGTGATGCGCCGGCTCGGGCGGGCCAACCCCTGGTTCATGGGGGCCCTGCTGGTCACCATGGGGCTGACGCTGTCGGGGGTCACGCTCTCGGCGATTCCCCCGGGGCTCAGCGCGGCGGCGCAGCTGGTGATCGGCGTCAGTCTGGGCGTGCGTTTCACGCCGGCGTTCGTGCACACGGCGCCGCGCTGGCTGGCCTCGGTCGCGTTCGCCAGCGTGTTCATGATGGCCGTGTGCGCGGGCTTTGCCTGGCTGCTGTCCTTGGCGTCGGGCCTGCACCCGGCCACGCT
This window harbors:
- a CDS encoding aspartate aminotransferase family protein, with the translated sequence MAFNEFRMDNQWLPFTPNRSFQQDPRIFVAADGMHFTTHDGKQVIDGISSLWCVGAGHNRQPINEAIKKQLDTLDYATAFSVSNDKAFRAAEMIAAMAPGDLNKVLFCNSGSEAADTSLKVALAYHRARGEGHRNLFIGRERGYHGVNFGGMSVGGIPANRKMYGSALLPRVDHLRFIHDPVNHAYIHNQEPVWNEDLLLELENRILPLHDASNVAAVIVEPVAGSAGWYIPPQGYLKRLREICDKHGILLIFDEVITGFGRLGTPFASDYYGVQPDMLNFAKAITNGVIPLGGVVCTDRIYDAMMGAHGSAPQHAIEFFHGYTYSGHPVACAAAIATLDLFREEKLFERAGQMAPVLGDAMHSALKGLPNVISIRSLGLAAAVELSSIPGLPGKRAFDIFMDCYKHGVLVRNAGENLVFAPPYIVEKSHIDTMVDVLADAIKRHA
- a CDS encoding SPFH and helix-turn-helix domain-containing protein, coding for MAIMDFLNRQFIDVIEWVDDSRDTLSYRFPDDDKQIKNEAQLIVRESQIAQFVYVGQFADTLGPGKHTLKTENIPILGDLLGWKYKFQTPFKADVYYVITRVFTGNKWGTSNPVMLRDADFGVVRVRAFGTYDFKIVDAVKFLKEVAGTDHHFRLDEFNDVMRSRIVSVFSETLAKAQVPALDVATRYSELGDALLAPLNEAMREKYGLEMTSFVVENVSVPPELEQAIDKRGAMTAIGNLNDYVKYNMGNALAEGKAGTAGIGAELAAGLAMGQSMMQGGMGGAPAASQPGMVPQAPVATTAPAAPPIALMTPEQVAEALGVSPADVLQELEAGNLKGRKIGSQWRVPQASLDEFLKG
- a CDS encoding zinc ribbon domain-containing protein translates to MQLSEVSAQQKLACPACGGEAQWHPTKKALICAYCGTESPYEVKDSGEIVEHDLVAALQAIPQSARGWQDQKRAVKCQHCQAISVFSGAHQAKACDFCGSSSLVPFEETGDIIRPESLLPFAVDAPGAREKVRQWYGSRFWAPNNLNRKALTDTLKGVYLPYWTFDAEVGAGYTAEGGERYKNHKGETQIRWFPVSGHVQNFFDDTLVCGSKGVHPHLVQAVEPFPTTSEALKPYDPGYLSGWTVERYQLDLVAAAERGRARMVDAIRQLCARDIRADTHRNLRVDPTFQRQTFKHVLLPIWLVGYRYGTRDYQVVVNGSTGQVAGEYPKSWVKITLAIIAALIVLFIVMSLEGH
- a CDS encoding ChaN family lipoprotein, which codes for MNCRCAVMVGAVALLAGCATAPPPAPDLQGLLPTPLLLLGEQHDAPEHQALQRATVRQLAQQGQLAAVVMEMVEQGRQTTGLPPEASEDRVRDALDWREATNSGAWAWAVYGPVVMAGVRAGVPVLGGNLPRAQMRPAMADAALDASVPTDTLQRQREAIRDGHCGVLPEAQIAPMTRIQLARDRAMAQTATAALRPGQTVLLIAGNAHVQRDLGVPRHLDPGQPHRVVLSVARVEVARGEPGTGVTTDRLWLTPPRPAQDHCAELKKQTGR
- a CDS encoding AbrB family transcriptional regulator, coding for MNALTPPPPRPWGLPLPLRVALTLLLAWAAARLCVWWHTPIPWMIGPLVATALVSVIGAPTASWNPLRNSGQWVIGAALGLYFTPAVGALVVGLWWAIALGIAWALALGLGFGAWLRRVHAPQLDHLSPAELRSTTYFAGAIGGASEMTLIAERHGARTDLVAAAHSLRVLLVTLTIPFGMQAWGVVGIDLAPPGAREVLPVGLALLTALTLLGILVMRRLGRANPWFMGALLVTMGLTLSGVTLSAIPPGLSAAAQLVIGVSLGVRFTPAFVHTAPRWLASVAFASVFMMAVCAGFAWLLSLASGLHPATLILGTSPGGIAEMAITAKVLQLGVPMVTAFQVCRLVAVLVLAEPVYRAWVLPRVSGGSDLRG